From Tripterygium wilfordii isolate XIE 37 chromosome 13, ASM1340144v1, whole genome shotgun sequence, the proteins below share one genomic window:
- the LOC120012599 gene encoding pentatricopeptide repeat-containing protein At2g15690, mitochondrial-like has protein sequence MAAIRRSRLSTFFYTVRSPSHPSRSISYYGHIYSKSGTLAKTLSTSAFPNQYPPPQTPQYQRQQPPPSDPNLYRDQRSRSQWTPQHQSQGQGYQPQPGYNPNNQADVYPSQGHGYNNPQPHGQNLNQWNYQINPNQAPPPPQRQSHGQGYQPQSGYNRNNLADSYSSQRHGYGNPQPQVQNPTQRNNQINMNQAQNVNEAPPPPSIVDLVRLCQEEKIKEAIDVMDKGVKADANCFYTLFELCGKSNQLEEAKKVHDYFLQSSFRSDLQLNNKVIEMYGKGGSMTDARRVFDHMPSRDMDSWHLMIKGYADNALGDEGLELFEQMRNLGLKPNEQTFILVLSACASADAIDEGFIHFESMKNDYGISPRMEHYLGLIDVLGKSGHIYEVKEYIEKLPFEPTLEIWAALRNYARIHGDVDLEDHAEELVIALDPSKADPKKIPTPRPKKYTLISMLEGKNRISEVRNPTLYKDDEKLKAFKNMKAQSYVPDTRFVLHDIDQEAKEQALLYHSERLAIAYGLISTPARTPLRIIKNLRVCGDCHNAIKIMSKLVGRELIVRDNKRFHHFKDGKCSCGDYW, from the coding sequence ATGGCGGCGATTCGGCGTTCTCGACTTTCTACTTTCTTCTACACGGTGCGTTCCCCGTCCCACCCTTCTCGTTCCATTTCCTATTACGGTCATATCTATTCCAAGAGTGGAACCCTAGCCAAAACGCTAAGCACCTCTGCATTCCCAAATCAGTACCCTCCACCACAAACTCCTCAATATCAGCGACAGCAACCGCCGCCGTCTGATCCTAACCTCTACCGTGACCAGAGAAGCCGTAGTCAGTGGACTCCGCAGCACCAGAGTCAGGGTCAGGGTTATCAGCCTCAACCTGGATATAATCCGAATAATCAGGCCGATGTCTACCCAAGCCAAGGGCATGGATATAATAATCCACAACCGCATGGTCAGAACCTTAATCAGTGGAACTACCAAATCAACCCGAATCAGGCGCCGCCTCCTCCACAACGACAGAGTCATGGTCAGGGCTATCAGCCTCAATCTGGATATAATCGAAATAATCTAGCCGACAGCTACTCGAGTCAAAGGCATGGATATGGAAATCCACAACCACAGGTTCAGAACCCTACTCAGCGGAACAACCAAATCAATATGAATCAAGCACAGAATGTGAATGAGGCGCCTCCTCCTCCTAGTATTGTTGATTTGGTGCGTTTGTGCCAAGAGGAGAAGATCAAGGAGGCTATTGACGTGATGGATAAGGGAGTCAAGGCCGATGCTAATTGTTTCTACACTTTGTTTGAGTTGTGTGGAAAATCAAATCAACTAGAGGAGGCAAAGAAGGTACATGATTACTTTTTGCAGTCCAGTTTTAGGAGTGATCTTCAGTTAAATAATAAAGTGATTGAAATGTATGGGAAGGGTGGGAGTATGACAGACGCAAGGAGAGTGTTTGATCATATGCCAAGCAGGGATATGGATTCCTGGCATTTGATGATAAAAGGGTATGCAGATAATGCATTGGGGGATGAGGGCCTGGAGTTGTTTGAGCAAATGAGGAATTTAGGATTGAAACCCAATGAACAGACTTTCATTCTGGTTTTATCTGCTTGTGCTAGTGCTGATGCAATAGATGAGGGGTTTATACATTTTGAGTCGATGAAAAATGATTATGGAATTTCTCCGAGAATGGAACACTATTTGGGGCTTATAGATGTTCTTGGAAAGTCTGGGCATATTTATGAAGTGAAGGAGTATATTGAGAAACTGCCATTTGAGCCCACACTGGAGATTTGGGCGGCTTTGCGGAATTATGCTCGAATTCATGGAGATGTTGATCTTGAAGATCATGCAGAGGAGCTAGTGATTGCTCTTGACCCATCAAAAGCTGATCCTAAAAAGATCCCTACACCACGGCCAAAGAAGTACACTCTGATTAGCATGCTTGAGGGGAAAAATAGGATCAGCGAGGTTCGGAATCCAACTCTTTACAAAGATGATGAAAAATTAAAGGCGTTTAAAAATATGAAAGCACAAAGTTATGTGCCAGACACAAGATTTGTTCTCCATGACATTGATCAGGAGGCAAAGGAGCAGGCTTTGCTTTATCACAGTGAGCGTTTGGCTATTGCATACGGCCTGATCAGCACTCCAGCTAGGACACCTCTCAGGATTATAAAAAACCTGCGCGTATGTGGTGATTGTCACAATGCCATTAAGATTATGTCTAAGCTTGTTGGGAGAGAATTGATTGTTAGGGACAACAAAAGGTTTCATCACTTCAAAGATGGAAAATGCTCTTGTGGAGATTACTGGTGA